The genomic segment AATTTTTTAATTTTCTGCAAATTTACCTTTTCAGGGCCTGAGAGCCGAATTTTGGCGAAAATCGACCATTTTACAAGTAACCATATATGGGAACAAGTAAAAAAGCACCAGTCCTACAATTCTGTAAGGAAAGATTACTTTTTATGTCCCAAATGCCCCTAAAACGGCCATTTTCGCTATGGCGCAGAGCATCCCCTGTCGGAGTTTTTGTCGTTAATGTTTTTTAACGCCCAACTTCGAGGTAAAACATGCCAAAATGACCAGAAAACCGGGTAAAAACCCCTTCAAATTTCATCAGACTTTTTGGGTTTACTTTTAACCACATGTCTTTACTTTCATTTGAGCCCTTTCTCCGGGATGACATTTACGTCTGCATTTATCATTTTAGGATTCGGCTTCCGTAAACATTCTGTTTTTCAGCTTCTTACGCGGATTTGTCACTAAGCAAAAATTTTTTTTCTCGCCATTTATCTCCCGACAAAACGAGAAAATCACATTTAGATTAAGGTGAAGATGCCGGGCGGTCCTGCATTTTTTGTGCAGAAGCGTGTGGGTCTTAATGGGAAGTTGTTTAAGTGCCATAAGTTCCGCACAATGACGGTGAAGCATAATGGATCTTCTGTGAGTGTGGCTGGCGATAGTCGCATCACGCCATTTGGCGCTAAACTTCGTCATTATAAACTGGATGAGCTTCCTGGGCTGTGGGATGTGCTCATCGGCAATATGAGTTTCGTAGGCCCAAGGCCTGACGTGCCTGGGTATGCGGACACGTTGCAAGGGGATGATAGGGATGTGCTGAAGTTGAGACCGGGGATTACGGGACCTGCTACTTTGAAGTACAGACTCGAAGATGAGTATCTCGCGAATGCGAGGACTCTGGCTTACGGCTTACAGCTTACGGCTTATGGAATTACCAAAGAGGAATTGGAGAAGATGAGTGATCAGGAGGTTGCGGTGTGGTATAACGATAACGTGATTTATCCTGATAAGGTAAGGCTGAACTGCTATTACTATAGGCATTATTCCTTTATCAAGGACATCCAAATGATTATCTGTACTGTCCTTGGAAAGAAGATGGAGTATGCAGGGGAAATAATATAAAGGTTACGAATAAACAATTACATTAAAATATGTCTGAAAGAAAGAGAATTTACCTTTGTTTGGCGCATATGTCGGACGAAGGAATAGAACAGAAGTATATCAAGGAGGCATTTGATACCAATTGGGTGGTGCCTCTTGGTCCGAATGTGAATGGATTTGAGAAGGATCTGGAGAACTTTGTGAACCAAAACGATAATGAAAGCGAAAAGCTTTCGAAGCGAGTGGTGGCGCTGAGTGCAGGAACTGCGGCGGTGCATTTGGCATTGAAGGCTTGTGGCGTAGGCCCTGGTGATGAGGTGTGTGTACAGAGCTTTACATTCTGTGCAAGCTCGCACCCAATTACGTATCTGGGAGCTACTCCAGTGTTCATTGATAGCGAGAGGGATACTTGGAATATGGATCCGGAACTGCTAGAAGAGGCGATAAAAGACCGTATTGCCAAGACTGGAAAGAAGCCTAAGGCTATTGTGCCAGTGGCTTTGTATGGTATGCCGTATAAGATGGATCGTATCATGGAGATAGCCAATAAATACGACATCCCCGTAGTGGAGGATGCGGCTGAGGGATTCGGATCGAAGTTCAAGGGCCAGGTACTAGGTACGTTTGGTAAGTATGGCGTATTGAGCTTCAACGGT from the Prevotella sp. E15-22 genome contains:
- a CDS encoding sugar transferase, with amino-acid sequence MPGGPAFFVQKRVGLNGKLFKCHKFRTMTVKHNGSSVSVAGDSRITPFGAKLRHYKLDELPGLWDVLIGNMSFVGPRPDVPGYADTLQGDDRDVLKLRPGITGPATLKYRLEDEYLANARTLAYGLQLTAYGITKEELEKMSDQEVAVWYNDNVIYPDKVRLNCYYYRHYSFIKDIQMIICTVLGKKMEYAGEII